The nucleotide sequence ATCGAAATCCAGGACAAAATTCGAAATCGACCCGTCCTTGTGGTGATTTTTCCCATGGACGTCCGAAGCGATCGCCCCGCCGAGGGTCACGAACTTCGTCCCCGGCGTCACCGGCAAAAAATACCCCCGGGGCACGAACACATCGAGGATTTCCGCCAGAGACACCCCGGCCTCGCACCGAATCACCCCCGCCGCCTCATCAAAGTTGAGAAACCGGTTGCGCCTCGTCTGCAGAATCACCCCGGCCCCCTCGTTCAGCGCCGCGTCGCCATACGCCCGCCCGAGTCCCCGGGCGAGGACGCTCCTCTCCTCCCCGGAGACCACCACCTCTTTCAGCGCCCGCAGGGATTCCGGCCGGTACACCCGACACCGCTGCACCGGGTACCTTCCCCAGCCCGACAGTGAAACTTCCACGAAAAGCCCTCCCGTTCTAGCCCTGCTCCTCGGCTGTTTTATCAAAAGCCGCCCGGTGCGCCGCAAACGCCACCCCGACAATCCAAAACCCGTAGATCGGAAACAGGTACCTCGGCTGCCCCTCGGACGCGAAAATCACGGCCGTCACGAAGGCGATCATGAGCACATTCACGCGATGCGCCGCCCCGAGCCGAAGCCCCGCGATCCTTCGCAGCCCCATCGCCAACACGTACACCCAGCCGCCACCGATCACCACCAGGGCCGCGGCCCGGGCCCCCTGCAACAGCGGCTCCACCCATCGCCGGTCGATCCGCAGCTCGGCCGGAGCCACCGACCAGTCCGCCACATCCCCGGCAAGATTGAAATAGCTCGCGCTCAGTCGATCGAACCCCAGGCGGACAAACCCCAGCGGGTGCGCCCGGATCCAGGCCATCCCCTCGTCTTTGGCCCGGGCCATGGCCACCGCCTCGTCGTACACCCCGTCCGGTCCCAAAACCCGATCGGTCTTAAAAATCGAATTCGGCACCTGCAGCGGATCCAGATACCAGCCCCGGTTGGCGTCATTGTTGTTGATGTACAGGACAAAATCTCCGTTGGTGGAGATGGGGATGAACCGGTGAAACACCAGGGCGTTGCGAATGGTCCACGGGGCAATGACTGCCGCCGCCGCCGCGCCGCTGACCACCAGTGCCAGGATCGCCCGCCGCCAGGCGGACCCCGCCGTCCATGGCCTGAGCCACCCCCGCAGCCCTGCCCCTGGGTGTCGAAGCGCCGTCACCGGTTCCACCTGGGGACTGCGGCCCGCCGGGATCCCCACTACATCCGCCGGTGAACTCTGGCGGGCCAAGGCCGTCGCCGCGCCTCCCGGCCGTCCTCGCTCCACCGGGGCCACCGCCGCCCCCGGCTCTCCCCTTTCCTCCCGGGCCCGCAGGTAGTGCAGTGCCCCGTACAACGCCGGCATCACCGCAAAATACGGTTTGACCAGGGCGAGCCACCCCATCAGGGCGCCGAGCGCCGCCATCCCGGCCGGCTTCCGGTCAAAACCCCGGACGTGCAGAGCGGCGATCACCGTCACCAGACCCGCCGACAGGGTCTCGGTCCCGAGCACGCTGCTGTACGCCACGGAGGTGGGGAACACCGCGGCGACTCCGGCCGCAAGAAGCCCGGCCCTCTTTCCTCCGGCCGCCGCCGCCAGGGTGTACACCGCCCAGATCCACAGGCCGTCCAGGGCCACATTGGCCAGCTTCGCCGCCAGGACCGACGG is from Kyrpidia tusciae DSM 2912 and encodes:
- a CDS encoding glycosyltransferase family 39 protein, which gives rise to MPGPGRGGRPWLAAILLFGIALRLGWIWAVNTQPISDFLHYHDLAMSLLHQGRYEMPEGLDYIKMDTPYVKTGVHYPTAFRPPGYPFFLTAVYAVYPSVLAAKLANVALDGLWIWAVYTLAAAAGGKRAGLLAAGVAAVFPTSVAYSSVLGTETLSAGLVTVIAALHVRGFDRKPAGMAALGALMGWLALVKPYFAVMPALYGALHYLRAREERGEPGAAVAPVERGRPGGAATALARQSSPADVVGIPAGRSPQVEPVTALRHPGAGLRGWLRPWTAGSAWRRAILALVVSGAAAAAVIAPWTIRNALVFHRFIPISTNGDFVLYINNNDANRGWYLDPLQVPNSIFKTDRVLGPDGVYDEAVAMARAKDEGMAWIRAHPLGFVRLGFDRLSASYFNLAGDVADWSVAPAELRIDRRWVEPLLQGARAAALVVIGGGWVYVLAMGLRRIAGLRLGAAHRVNVLMIAFVTAVIFASEGQPRYLFPIYGFWIVGVAFAAHRAAFDKTAEEQG